A single genomic interval of Monodelphis domestica isolate mMonDom1 chromosome X, mMonDom1.pri, whole genome shotgun sequence harbors:
- the HDAC6 gene encoding histone deacetylase 6 isoform X2 — protein MASPVEKPGPSHRSSSPTRPPSASSSRMMGQKRGVRKGSPIPRASPSLADVRRRGRAKKLSQVSELDLVTDLQDLDLEAGAAVPSGTGLVLDERMSSFHCPWDESFPERPERLQAVQEQLARDCLLERCLLIEAQPATPEELQLVHSQEYVDLMASTPQMTESERRALSDTYDSVYLHPNSFPCALLATGALLRLVDALMTGEIRNGLAVVRPPGHHAQRESMNGYCMFNNIAIAARYAQERHHVARILIVDWDVHHGQGTQFIFEQDPSVLCFSVHRYELGRFWPHLEASDWRATGHGKGQGYTVNVPWNQVGMRDGDYITAFLHVLLPIALEFQPQMVLVAAGFDAMLGDPKGEMAATPGGFAHLTHLLMGLAKGRLILSLEGGYNLHSLALGVSATLQTLLGDPCPMLATPCAPCPSALASLSSTLAAHRPFWKVIQRFQSTSEDKEDEYRGVSLGPPPILESLGKSLEQALSLPPSRTGLVYDEKMMEHFNMWDSHHPERPERIAQIAQHHMELGLTPRCFVLPARSATNQELLACHSEEYIERIRATSGLKPRDLHREGTSYNSIYISPHSFCCAQLAAGAACRLVEAILAREVQNGLAIVRPPGHHAERDAACGFCFFNSVAVAARHAQEVAGRALRILIVDWDIHHGNGTQHIFEEDPSVLYVSLHRYDHGAFFPMAEDGASSHVGRGQGEGFNVNVAWNGPRLGDPDYLTAMHHIVMPIAYEFNPELVLVSAGFDAARGDPLGGCLVSPEGYAHMTHLLMGLAGGRIALVLEGGYNLTSISESMAACTRTLLGDPPPLMPWLRPPLPGTFLSLAEVAHIHQKYWQSLRLNVETEAEVEEKEIPPEPAKESTPGQKLPDQRPSKALAIGPELEKQPLSPGLDETLGLESLQLSTCAPEELEAEPSIAKEKHPEDPGLLGEAAGGGGQAAATLLNVLGDQSEDEGATFYAVTPLPWCPHLVTVRPVPEGGLDVTQPCQGCDTHVENWLCLSCYQVHCGRYVGAHMLQHHEASGHPLVLSYADLSAWCYICQAYVNHEVLLEAKKTAYQAKFGEEMPTFPRQD, from the exons ATGGCATCCCCAGTGGAGAAGCCAGGCCCGAGTCATCGAAGCAGTAGCCCAACCCGCCCACCATCTGCGTCCAGCAGCAGAATGATG GGGCAAAAGCGAGGAGTCCGGAAAGGATCGCCCATCCCTCGGGCCAGCCCAAGTTTAGCTGATGTCCGACGAAGAGGGAGGGCAAAGAAATTGAGTCAAGTGTCAGAGCTAGATCTGGTGACTGACCTGCAGGACCTG GACCTTGAGGCAGGGGCAGCAGTACCTTCAGGGACTGGTCTGGTGCTGGATGAGAGAATGAGCAGTTTCCACTGCCCCTGGGATGAGAG tttcccagaaAGGCCAGAACGCCTTCAGGCCGTGCAGGAACAACTAGCCAGGGACTGTCTGCTGGAGCGGTGCTTGCTCATTGAG GCCCAGCCAGCCACTCCTGAGGAACTGCAGCTGGTCCATAG TCAAGAATATGTGGACTTGATGGCATCCACACCCCAGATGACTGAAAGCGAACGTCGGGCCCTCTCAGACACCTATGATTCTGTCTACCTGCATCCG AACTCATTCCCTTGTGCCCTCCTGGCTACTGGGGCGCTGCTTCGGCTGGTGGATGCTCTGATGACAGGCGAGATCCGAAATGGGCTAGCTGTTGTCAG GCCCCCTGGACACCATGCCCAGCGAGAGAGCATGAACGGCTACTGCATGTTCAACAACATTGCCATAGCTGCCCGCTATGCCCAAGAAAGGCACCATGTAGCACG GATACTCATTGTGGATTGGGATGTTCACCACGGTCAAGGCACCCAGTTCATCTTTGAGCAGGACCCCAG TGTCCTTTGCTTCTCCGTTCACCGCTATGAGCTGGGCCGATTCTGGCCCCATCTAGAAGCATCTGACTGGCGGGCAACAGGCCACGGCAAGGGTCAGGGATACACTGTCAACGTGCCTTGGAACCAG GTGGGGATGAGGGATGGGGATTACATCACCGCCTTCCTCCATGTGCTGCTCCCCATTGCTCTGGAG TTTCAGCCTCAGATGGTTCTGGTGGCCGCTGGCTTCGATGCCATGCTGGGTGACCCCAAG gGAGAGATGGCAGCCACTCCAGGGGGCTTTGCTCACCTCACTCACTTGCTCATGGGTCTGGCCAAGGGGAGGCTGATTCTGTCTCTGGAG GGTGGCTACAATCTGCACTCCCTTGCTCTGGGGGTCAGTGCCACTCTCCAGACCCTCCTGGGAGACCCATGTCCCATGCTGGCAACACCGTGCGCCCCCTGCCCCAG TGCCCTGGCTTCCTTGTCCTCTACCCTGGCTGCTCACAGACCTTTCTGGAAGGTCATACAGAGGTTTC AGTCTACCTCTGAGGACAAGGAGGACGAGTACAGGGGAGTGAGCCTGGGCCCTCCCCCAATTCTCGAGTCCCTGGGGAAATCTTTAGAGCAGGCCCTGTCTCTGCCTCCAAGCCGAACAGGCTTGGTGTATGATGAGAAGATGATGGAGCATTTCAACATGTGGGACAG CCACCACCCAGAGCGGCCCGAGCGCATTGCCCAAATCGCCCAGCACCACATGGAGCTGGGGCTGACCCCTCGATGTTTCGTGTTGCCTGCCCGCTCTGCTACAAACCAGGAGCTGCTGGCTTGCCACAG tGAGGAGTACATTGAGCGTATTCGGGCCACGAGCGGGCTGAAACCTCGGGACCTACACCGTGAGGGCACCAGTTACAACTCCATCTATATCTCCCCCCACTCCTTCTGCTGCGCCCAGCTTGCTGCCGGAGCTGCCTGCCGTTTGGTGGAGGCCATCTTGGCTAGGGAG GTGCAGAATGGGCTGGCCATTGTCCGCCCACCAGGCCACCATGCTGAAAGAGATGCTGCCTGCGGTTTCTGCTTCTTCAACTCTGTGGCGGTGGCTGCTCGGCACGCTCAGGAGGTGGCAGGCCGGGCCCTCAG AATCCTGATTGTGGACTGGGACATTCACCATGGCAATGGAACCCAGCACATATTTGAAGAGGACCCCAG TGTGCTGTACGTGTCCCTGCACCGCTATGATCATGGTGCCTTCTTCCCCATGGCTGAGGACGGTGCTAGCAGCCATGTGGGCCGAGGCCAGGGAGAGGGCTTCAATGTCAATGTGGCATGGAATGGGCCCCGCCTTGGAGATCCTGACTATCTCACCGCCATGCACCATATTGTGATGCCCATCGCCTACGAG TTCAACCCTGAGCTGGTGCTGGTATCTGCTGGCTTTGATGCTGCTCGGGGGGACCCACTAGGGGGCTGCCTGGTTTCCCCAGAGGGCTATGCCCATATGACTCACCTGCTGATGGGACTGGCTGGTGGCCGCATTGCCCTGGTCCTTGAG GGTGGCTACAACCTGACCTCCATCTCAGAATCCATGGCTGCTTGCACCCGGACCCTTCTAGGTGACCCACCCCCACTGATGCCCTGGCTTCGGCCTCCGCTGCCTGGAACCTTCCTCTCACTGGCTGAGGTTGCCCACATCCACCAGAAGTATTGGCAAAGCTTGCGGCTTAATG TAGAGACAGAAGCGGAGGTGGAAGAAAAGGAGATACcaccagagccagcaaaggagagTACCCCGGGGCAGAAGCTTCCTGACCAGAGGCCCTCAAAGGCTTTGGCCATAGGACCAGAGCTAGAGAAACAGCCCCTGTCACCTGGGCTTGACGAGACCTTGGGCCTGGAGTCCCTTCAACTCAGCACGTGTGCTCCAGAGGAGCTGGAGGCTGAGCCCTCCATTGCCAAAGAAAAGCACCCCGAGGATCCTGGCCTCCTCGGGGAGGCAGCTGGTGGAGGGGGCCAGGCTGCTGCCACATTGCTGAATGTCCTAGGGGACCAATCTGAGGATGAGGGG GCCACATTCTATGCTGTGACCCCGCTACCCTGGTGCCCACACCTGGTGACTGTGCGCCCAGTGCCTGAGGGGGGCCTGGATGTGACCCAGCCATGCCAGGGCTGTGACACCCATGTGGAGAACTGGCTCTGCCTGTCTTGCTATCAG GTTCATTGTGGCCGCTATGTGGGAGCTCACATGCTGCAGCATCATGAGGCCTCGGGCCACCCCCTGGTCCTAAGCTATGCTGACCTCTCAGCCTGGTGTTACATCTGCCAGGCCTACGTGAACCATGAG GTTCTGCTGGAGGCCAAGAAAACAGCGTACCAGGCCAAGTTTGGGGAGGAGATGCCAACGTTCCCGAGACAGGACTGA